A genomic segment from Thermodesulfatator atlanticus DSM 21156 encodes:
- the infC gene encoding translation initiation factor IF-3: MSKIDKKKYRVNERIRAPRVRLIDASGKQVGIVSREEALRLAEEQGLDLVEIAPQADPPVCRIMDYGQFLYQQAKKAKEAKKKQAVVEVKEIKVRPKTDVHDLETKIRHIKRFLKDKNKVKIRVFFRGREITKPELGMEVLKKILQAVEEEAQVEMKPKMEGRQMIMVLGPKKT, translated from the coding sequence GTGTCCAAGATAGACAAAAAGAAATATCGGGTAAACGAAAGAATTAGGGCTCCAAGGGTTAGGCTAATTGATGCAAGCGGCAAGCAAGTAGGCATTGTTTCGCGTGAAGAGGCGTTGCGTCTTGCAGAAGAACAGGGTCTTGATCTGGTAGAAATTGCACCTCAAGCTGATCCTCCTGTTTGCCGCATTATGGACTATGGCCAGTTTCTTTATCAGCAGGCCAAAAAGGCCAAAGAAGCCAAGAAAAAGCAAGCAGTTGTTGAAGTTAAAGAAATCAAAGTACGCCCTAAAACAGACGTCCACGACCTTGAGACCAAGATAAGGCATATAAAGCGCTTCCTAAAAGATAAAAACAAGGTTAAAATTCGGGTCTTCTTTAGGGGCCGCGAAATTACCAAGCCTGAACTTGGCATGGAGGTCTTGAAAAAGATCCTGCAGGCAGTAGAAGAAGAGGCTCAGGTAGAGATGAAGCCCAAGATGGAAGGGCGCCAGATGATAATGGTCCTTGGGCCCAAGAAAACTTAA
- a CDS encoding HU family DNA-binding protein, with product MTVTKKELVNYLHENLGFSARSLSRVLDSLFEEIKLALERGEEVKIVRFGSFCPYKRPPRKGVSPKDGSNILIEGKKTAVFRPSSHLKDFING from the coding sequence ATGACGGTTACTAAAAAAGAGCTAGTAAACTATCTACACGAAAATCTTGGTTTTTCTGCGCGTAGTTTGAGCAGGGTACTAGATTCGCTTTTTGAAGAGATTAAACTTGCCCTTGAGCGCGGAGAGGAAGTCAAGATAGTTCGTTTTGGGAGTTTTTGTCCTTACAAGCGTCCTCCTCGCAAGGGAGTTAGCCCCAAAGATGGATCAAATATTTTAATTGAGGGTAAAAAAACAGCGGTTTTTAGGCCAAGTTCTCATTTAAAAGATTTTATAAATGGCTGA
- the rplT gene encoding 50S ribosomal protein L20, with protein sequence MPRAKGGPKTRRRHKKYIKMAKGYWGQRKNCFRRVRETVERALVYAYRDRRQRKRDFRRLWQIRINAACRLHGLNYSRFMGGLKKAGVELDRKVLANLAVTEPEDFKKLVDLAASKWQ encoded by the coding sequence ATGCCTAGAGCCAAAGGTGGTCCGAAGACCAGAAGAAGACATAAAAAATATATCAAGATGGCCAAGGGTTATTGGGGCCAGCGCAAGAATTGTTTCCGTCGTGTGCGTGAGACAGTAGAACGCGCCCTTGTTTATGCTTACCGCGACCGTCGCCAGCGCAAACGTGATTTTCGCAGGCTTTGGCAAATCAGGATAAACGCGGCCTGTCGCCTTCACGGTCTTAACTACAGCCGCTTTATGGGAGGGCTCAAAAAGGCAGGGGTTGAACTTGACCGCAAAGTCCTTGCCAACCTAGCAGTTACTGAGCCTGAGGATTTCAAAAAGCTGGTGGACCTGGCAGCTTCTAAGTGGCAGTAG
- the pheS gene encoding phenylalanine--tRNA ligase subunit alpha: MVDEKKLHALREEALAEIAAARDERALEACRVKYLGRKGQLTNVLKSIAQLPPELKPIIGRLANQFKKEIEAALRQAKEEIKKRQEETLPGIDLTLPGRPYPLGKLHPITQVMVELCDIFLRMGFSIASGPEVELDYYNFEALNIPQDHPARDMQATFYLSGDKGVLLRTHTSPIQIRTMERERPPLRIIAPGKVYRCDSDVTHTPMFHQIEGLMVDKDVSFADLKGILTLFAQETFGSETRVRFRPSYFPFTEPSVEMDISCVMCGGEGCRVCGQTGWLEILGAGMVHPNVFRAVGYDPEEWVGFAFGLGVERIAMLKYGINDIRLFYENHLRFLEQF, translated from the coding sequence ATGGTGGACGAAAAAAAACTTCATGCGCTGCGTGAAGAGGCTTTAGCTGAGATTGCGGCAGCTCGTGATGAAAGGGCCCTTGAGGCCTGCCGGGTAAAATACCTTGGCCGCAAGGGTCAGCTTACTAATGTTTTAAAATCTATCGCGCAGCTGCCGCCAGAGCTTAAGCCTATTATTGGAAGGCTTGCTAACCAGTTCAAAAAAGAAATAGAAGCTGCCCTGCGCCAGGCCAAGGAAGAAATCAAAAAACGCCAGGAAGAAACACTCCCTGGCATTGACCTGACTCTTCCTGGCAGGCCCTATCCCTTGGGGAAACTTCATCCCATCACCCAGGTGATGGTCGAACTCTGCGATATTTTTCTGCGCATGGGTTTTTCCATTGCGTCTGGCCCAGAAGTAGAGCTTGACTATTACAACTTTGAGGCCCTGAACATCCCTCAGGATCACCCTGCGCGGGATATGCAGGCCACTTTTTATCTTTCCGGGGACAAAGGCGTTCTTTTGCGCACCCACACCTCTCCCATTCAGATTCGCACTATGGAGCGCGAGAGGCCTCCCCTTAGAATTATTGCTCCCGGAAAAGTCTATCGCTGTGACTCAGACGTTACCCATACCCCTATGTTTCACCAGATAGAAGGCCTTATGGTGGATAAGGATGTCTCTTTTGCGGATTTAAAAGGCATCCTTACCCTTTTTGCCCAGGAGACTTTTGGAAGTGAAACCCGGGTGCGTTTTCGCCCAAGCTATTTCCCCTTTACTGAGCCAAGCGTTGAGATGGACATCAGTTGTGTGATGTGCGGGGGCGAGGGGTGCCGTGTTTGTGGGCAAACAGGATGGCTTGAGATTTTAGGGGCGGGTATGGTTCATCCCAACGTATTCCGTGCGGTAGGTTATGACCCTGAAGAGTGGGTAGGTTTTGCTTTTGGCCTTGGGGTAGAACGCATTGCCATGCTTAAATATGGCATAAATGACATTCGCCTTTTCTATGAAAATCACTTGCGTTTTCTGGAGCAGTTCTAA
- a CDS encoding DUF5132 domain-containing protein yields the protein MGIDADDFVKKDVVTGLSIGLGLAYVIPKLLPVFGQAAKPLVKGMMKGSLIAYEKGRETLAELTETLEDLWAETKAELEEELSSPPSGGESDAE from the coding sequence ATGGGAATTGATGCAGATGACTTCGTCAAAAAAGATGTAGTAACTGGTTTATCAATTGGTTTAGGTTTGGCCTATGTTATTCCCAAACTTTTGCCTGTTTTTGGTCAGGCGGCTAAGCCCCTTGTTAAAGGTATGATGAAGGGATCTCTTATAGCTTATGAAAAAGGCCGAGAAACTTTGGCAGAACTAACTGAGACTCTAGAAGACCTATGGGCGGAAACCAAAGCCGAGCTTGAAGAGGAGCTATCTTCACCTCCATCAGGAGGCGAATCCGATGCCGAGTAA
- a CDS encoding MerR family transcriptional regulator encodes MAETKNDVKARRYYTIGEVAKLLDLEPHVLRFWEKEFRKQIRPLRLAGRRLYPPEQVEIFRRIKTLLYEEGYTIAGAKKKLAAKKDEPGLREVLLEIRKDLLAIYKLLDNNS; translated from the coding sequence ATGGCTGAAACCAAAAACGATGTCAAAGCACGTCGTTATTATACCATAGGCGAAGTAGCCAAACTCCTAGACCTTGAACCCCATGTTTTGCGCTTTTGGGAAAAGGAATTTCGTAAACAGATTCGCCCATTAAGACTTGCCGGCAGAAGACTATATCCCCCGGAGCAAGTAGAGATTTTCAGACGCATAAAAACTCTACTTTACGAAGAGGGTTATACCATAGCGGGTGCCAAGAAAAAGCTTGCGGCCAAGAAAGACGAGCCAGGTCTTAGAGAAGTTCTTTTGGAAATAAGAAAAGACTTGCTCGCGATTTATAAATTATTGGATAACAACTCATAA
- the rpmI gene encoding 50S ribosomal protein L35, translated as MAKIKMKTNRSAAKRFKVTGKGKVMHFKAGKSHLLRKKNRKRKRHLKKPTILSAANLSAVKRLIPYKF; from the coding sequence ATGGCGAAGATTAAGATGAAGACCAATCGTTCTGCGGCAAAACGCTTTAAAGTCACTGGCAAAGGCAAGGTAATGCACTTTAAGGCGGGTAAAAGCCACCTATTGCGCAAAAAGAACCGCAAAAGAAAAAGACACCTCAAAAAACCGACTATTCTTTCTGCGGCTAATCTTTCTGCGGTTAAGCGCTTGATTCCGTATAAGTTTTAG
- a CDS encoding HMA2 domain-containing protein, translating to MPSKPEAFVVHSLKGRLRLKLPALRNNKDKLTKIASALEAIENIKKITINPQTGSILIEYDGSPQAFWKNIRELDVFEIKKLDEVAVRSHVHSLFKKADEKVKESSHYRLDLASSVGLACIAVGLYQLLRGKTDLPVWHAAFWYAFNFLKK from the coding sequence ATGCCGAGTAAGCCTGAAGCATTTGTCGTGCATAGTTTAAAGGGGCGCCTGAGACTTAAGCTTCCTGCTTTACGTAACAATAAAGATAAACTAACGAAAATAGCATCAGCTTTAGAAGCTATCGAAAATATTAAAAAAATTACTATTAATCCCCAAACCGGAAGTATCTTGATAGAGTATGACGGATCCCCTCAAGCCTTCTGGAAAAACATTCGCGAATTAGATGTCTTTGAGATAAAAAAATTAGACGAAGTAGCCGTAAGATCTCACGTGCATAGCCTTTTTAAGAAGGCTGATGAGAAAGTAAAAGAAAGCTCTCATTACCGTTTAGATCTCGCTTCTTCTGTTGGGTTAGCATGTATAGCCGTGGGGTTATATCAGCTTTTGCGAGGTAAAACAGATTTGCCAGTTTGGCATGCTGCGTTCTGGTATGCCTTTAATTTTCTTAAAAAATAG
- a CDS encoding glycosyltransferase, translating to MKILDLTIYYHEKSGGIKKYIDKKIAFFEYFQENISHIVIIPGKKEKIYQKANTKIHEIASLPIPGSGGYRFFRNIRKINQIIDKEKPDIIEFGGCYSLVPLVKKDFSVISIFYHSDLINDISLYPAPKQLKDLFISYIFEKVLLKSNIIITPSKKYQEILYDSGINNVASVPLGVDTKIFHPKRKREDFWDQFNIPKNKIKLLYVGRLSVDKNIKLLLETLSYLDSKKFHLIIVGSGPLTPWIKLKERKTENLTYLGHIKEEIELANIYANSDIFISASHYETFGLTFLEAQSSGIPVVGFNLELDTQLRKEFLTDDFSEKPLAEKIKETSQYLSDSLKEELHQEVAKHFSWEKTFIKLVNLYKDLLRQKQIHNGKTFAKLSTSLLQA from the coding sequence GTGAAAATTCTAGACCTGACAATTTATTATCACGAGAAGAGTGGTGGGATAAAGAAGTATATAGATAAAAAAATAGCATTTTTCGAATATTTTCAAGAAAATATCTCGCATATTGTCATAATTCCTGGCAAAAAAGAAAAAATATATCAGAAAGCAAACACTAAGATACACGAAATAGCTTCTTTGCCTATACCAGGCTCTGGAGGTTATCGATTCTTCCGCAATATAAGAAAAATAAATCAAATTATTGACAAAGAAAAACCAGATATCATCGAGTTTGGAGGATGCTATTCTTTAGTACCTCTAGTAAAAAAAGATTTTAGCGTTATATCAATTTTTTACCATTCTGACTTAATAAATGACATTTCATTATATCCAGCTCCCAAACAATTAAAAGATCTGTTTATAAGTTATATTTTCGAAAAAGTTCTTCTCAAAAGTAATATAATCATAACGCCAAGCAAAAAGTACCAAGAAATACTATATGACTCTGGTATTAATAATGTAGCAAGTGTACCTTTAGGTGTGGACACCAAAATATTTCATCCCAAAAGAAAAAGAGAAGACTTCTGGGATCAATTCAATATACCAAAAAATAAAATAAAATTATTATACGTTGGCAGATTATCAGTAGACAAAAACATTAAACTACTCCTAGAAACTCTAAGCTATCTAGATAGCAAAAAATTTCATCTGATAATTGTTGGTTCAGGACCACTTACTCCCTGGATAAAATTAAAAGAAAGAAAAACAGAAAATTTAACATACCTGGGTCACATAAAAGAAGAAATAGAATTGGCAAATATTTACGCTAATTCGGACATTTTTATCAGTGCTTCGCATTATGAAACTTTTGGACTGACCTTTCTTGAAGCGCAAAGCTCAGGAATACCAGTAGTGGGATTCAACTTAGAACTCGATACTCAGTTAAGAAAAGAATTTTTAACCGATGACTTTAGCGAAAAGCCATTAGCTGAAAAGATAAAAGAAACTAGCCAATATCTTTCAGATTCCTTAAAAGAAGAATTACATCAAGAAGTAGCTAAACATTTTTCTTGGGAAAAGACCTTTATTAAACTAGTAAACTTGTATAAAGATTTATTACGACAAAAGCAAATTCATAACGGTAAAACCTTTGCAAAATTATCGACATCATTGTTGCAAGCATAA
- the pheT gene encoding phenylalanine--tRNA ligase subunit beta, with product MLVPYSWLKEFVSVSLSPEELAERLTLTGLEVEGVFDAYEDLAQVVSVRVLAVSPHPHADKLTVCKVTDGAKNYQVVCGAKNVREGLKTAFAPQGVILFTGEKIAAKEIKGVLSEGMLCSPYEIGLSLDHSGILELPEDTPLGKPVTEILGLSEPVLEVALTPNRGDCLSIYGMAREVAAVCNASLKKPELPNLPLGEDIFSETSVTIEVPELCFRYAGRLIKNVQVKESPFEIQQRLWLCGLRPINNIVDITNYVLLEVGQPLHAFDFDLLEGKKIIVRLARAGEKILTLDGVERTLDTETMVIADAKRPVAIAGIMGGEETAVTEKTRNVFLESAWFNPSSIRLTSQRLRLSSESSYRFERGVDPEGVILGLERAAKQMADLAHGEVILGRIDEYPSPYAKREIRLSPKRIKLYLKVDLTDDEITRELEKVQVKVTKGVEDFICEPPSFRHDISLPEDLIEEIARLYGYDKLPSSIPVAEIAGKPPSRYEKVSKKVKCLLRALGLYEVINYSFISPQFVSLLGLDENDLRAKPLALANPLSEEQAVMRTTLIPGLLQTAKTNIFRERPDVKIFELGRVFLPRKGEVLPEERHYLSGLLTGRSVPISSHRTERHVDFFDLKGILESFFENLGVKNIEFVPKGGEPFLLPALSVLLEVKGQKIGFAGALRPKVRDILDIEQEVFVFEIDFEKVLEAVSFDKRFRALPKFPATTRDLALILQDAIPAQELLSFAKELSLPHLEEVTIIDVYRGKPIPEGYKSLTLRFVYRAPDRTLTDEEVNKIQEKVTEKFLARFEAKLR from the coding sequence ATGCTGGTACCTTATTCTTGGCTTAAGGAGTTTGTTTCCGTTTCGCTTTCCCCTGAAGAACTGGCAGAAAGGCTTACTCTTACCGGCCTTGAGGTAGAAGGCGTTTTTGACGCCTATGAAGACCTAGCCCAAGTAGTAAGCGTAAGGGTTTTAGCAGTTAGCCCCCATCCTCATGCTGATAAGCTTACTGTTTGCAAGGTAACTGATGGCGCAAAAAATTATCAGGTAGTTTGCGGGGCCAAAAATGTGCGCGAAGGGCTCAAGACCGCCTTTGCCCCTCAAGGGGTTATCCTTTTTACGGGAGAAAAAATCGCTGCCAAAGAGATAAAGGGTGTTCTTTCTGAGGGAATGCTTTGTTCTCCCTATGAAATAGGCTTGAGCCTTGACCACTCTGGCATATTGGAACTCCCTGAGGACACCCCTCTTGGCAAACCTGTTACCGAAATATTGGGGCTTAGCGAGCCGGTGCTTGAAGTAGCTTTAACGCCTAACCGGGGAGACTGTCTTTCTATTTACGGTATGGCGCGTGAGGTAGCCGCGGTTTGTAATGCTTCTCTTAAAAAGCCTGAGCTTCCCAATTTGCCTCTAGGCGAGGATATCTTTTCAGAAACAAGTGTTACCATTGAAGTCCCAGAGCTTTGTTTCCGCTATGCTGGCAGACTCATTAAAAACGTTCAGGTAAAAGAAAGCCCTTTTGAAATCCAGCAAAGGCTTTGGCTTTGTGGGCTGCGTCCCATAAACAACATCGTTGACATCACCAATTACGTGCTCCTTGAAGTAGGCCAACCTTTGCATGCTTTTGATTTTGATTTGCTTGAGGGGAAGAAGATAATAGTCCGTTTAGCGCGTGCGGGAGAAAAGATCCTTACCCTTGATGGCGTTGAGCGCACCCTTGATACTGAAACCATGGTGATTGCAGATGCCAAGCGTCCGGTAGCGATTGCCGGTATTATGGGGGGGGAAGAAACAGCGGTTACCGAAAAAACTCGCAATGTATTTTTAGAAAGTGCCTGGTTTAATCCTTCAAGTATTAGACTTACCAGCCAACGCCTCAGGCTTTCTTCTGAAAGCTCCTATCGTTTTGAACGCGGAGTTGACCCAGAAGGTGTAATCCTTGGTCTTGAACGTGCGGCCAAACAAATGGCCGATCTTGCCCATGGCGAAGTAATCCTGGGGCGTATTGATGAATACCCAAGCCCCTATGCTAAACGTGAGATAAGACTTTCTCCCAAGCGAATTAAGCTCTATCTCAAAGTCGACTTAACAGATGACGAGATAACGCGCGAGCTAGAAAAGGTCCAGGTCAAGGTTACCAAGGGTGTAGAAGATTTCATTTGTGAGCCGCCTTCTTTCAGGCATGATATTTCCTTGCCTGAAGACCTTATAGAAGAAATTGCCCGTTTGTATGGCTACGACAAATTACCATCAAGCATCCCCGTAGCAGAGATAGCAGGCAAGCCCCCAAGCCGTTATGAAAAGGTTTCCAAAAAGGTAAAATGCCTTTTAAGGGCACTTGGGCTATACGAAGTAATCAATTACAGTTTTATTTCTCCCCAGTTTGTTAGCCTATTAGGCCTTGATGAAAACGACCTGCGTGCCAAGCCATTGGCACTTGCCAATCCCCTTTCAGAAGAACAAGCGGTAATGCGCACCACTTTGATACCAGGCCTTCTGCAAACAGCAAAGACGAATATCTTTCGCGAAAGGCCTGATGTAAAAATATTTGAACTTGGCCGGGTGTTTTTGCCGCGTAAGGGAGAGGTTTTGCCTGAGGAAAGGCATTATCTTTCAGGGCTTCTTACCGGCAGAAGTGTTCCTATTTCAAGCCATCGCACCGAGCGCCATGTTGATTTCTTTGATCTGAAAGGCATCCTTGAGAGCTTTTTTGAAAACTTGGGCGTAAAAAATATAGAATTTGTTCCTAAGGGTGGAGAGCCCTTTTTGCTTCCGGCTTTAAGCGTTTTACTTGAAGTGAAGGGGCAAAAAATCGGCTTTGCGGGGGCGTTAAGGCCCAAGGTGCGTGATATACTAGATATAGAACAAGAAGTCTTTGTCTTTGAAATTGACTTTGAAAAGGTCTTGGAGGCGGTATCCTTTGATAAACGTTTCAGGGCTTTGCCCAAATTTCCTGCCACTACGAGAGATCTAGCGCTTATTCTTCAGGATGCAATCCCTGCCCAAGAGTTGCTTTCTTTTGCAAAAGAGCTTTCGCTTCCACATCTAGAAGAAGTAACCATTATTGATGTCTACCGTGGCAAGCCAATTCCAGAAGGATATAAGAGTTTGACTCTACGTTTTGTTTATCGGGCTCCTGATCGTACGCTAACTGATGAAGAGGTAAACAAGATCCAAGAAAAGGTTACAGAGAAGTTTTTAGCTCGTTTTGAGGCGAAGTTAAGATGA
- a CDS encoding DUF2334 domain-containing protein, giving the protein MEKKIIIELHDVSPFYKNELLNILRMLYEHGIKKFSILLTPNFKGRYRLDKDNSFKDLIKCSKQEIILHGLYHEGKFSLRHILATNREGEFADLSKEETRRRIVEGNKILKNCGIDTHFFVAPAWINNKYLEKILTEQKFKGIGNRWSIKIFNKKKIFSPIITLSNRNILSFLSKKSAKTLIKLYKNFETIRFAIHMQDANDSEKIILWKELIEQTEKRRLISYEDLTSES; this is encoded by the coding sequence ATGGAGAAGAAGATAATTATTGAACTACACGATGTTAGTCCATTCTACAAAAACGAATTACTTAATATTTTAAGAATGCTATATGAGCATGGAATAAAAAAATTTTCTATTTTGTTAACACCTAACTTTAAAGGAAGATACAGACTTGACAAAGATAATTCATTTAAGGATCTAATAAAATGTTCAAAACAAGAAATAATCCTCCATGGATTATATCATGAAGGGAAATTTTCATTACGACACATTTTAGCGACTAATAGAGAAGGAGAATTTGCAGATCTTTCCAAAGAAGAAACGAGAAGAAGAATAGTAGAAGGGAATAAAATATTAAAGAATTGCGGGATAGATACCCACTTTTTTGTAGCTCCAGCGTGGATAAATAACAAATATTTAGAAAAAATATTAACAGAACAGAAGTTTAAAGGAATAGGGAATAGATGGTCGATTAAAATTTTTAATAAGAAAAAGATATTTTCACCAATTATAACGCTCAGTAACAGAAATATTCTTTCTTTTTTAAGCAAAAAGAGTGCAAAAACCTTAATTAAATTATATAAAAACTTTGAAACAATAAGATTTGCAATACATATGCAAGACGCAAATGATAGTGAAAAAATAATTTTATGGAAAGAACTAATAGAACAAACAGAAAAAAGGAGGCTAATATCGTATGAAGACCTCACTAGCGAAAGCTGA
- a CDS encoding glycosyltransferase: MKTSLAKADLHVHSRASNKPAGWLSTLFECPESYTEPLELYNTLKKKGMDFVTITDHNTIDGVLEIAHLPEVFIGCEYTVRFKEEEIDIHVLCYGITEDEHKTLNKLRENVYDFIDYIKEKNIAHTLAHPLYPVNRKPLTTAIVEKFVLLFDNWEIINGTRTKNTKNIEKAIAEKYSSWETIRKLEEKYNIKSRRTREKISFTAGTDDHGGMDAGRTWTSAKANSKDDFINAIRNGKTFVNTEELGEERLLNTVTRIAYKHIATNYNLCEEVKEIADHIFQYKENKLLNFIIKNHIQKEIDKNILIKEIIKRAPFWSIERLQKNFSPTTVGEMILTLSSQLLPALILFLQKEEEYSIKNIAKSLNISLNGHQRLAYITDTYYEINGVARTAQLIKRISKKYNLPVDIITMSHGKNDDYEIINLHTYLDLPTPFYEEFRLRIPSLLDIFDLIKEKEYSHIHISTPAPLGLLFFLAGKVFKLPISFTFHTDVPAYVYRYTENKSAYEAAWQFFTFFSNLCDKVLVPSKVYAEKLKNMGVLPHKIKTFVRGVDTTLFDPNKKDPDFWTKELGKNLGEKKIVLYVGRVSKEKNLDLFLKVARNFQDNAFVIVGDGPYRPQLEQAKPENVFFTGYMEGDKLARAYSSSDIFLFPSETETYGLVILEAMASGLPVIVSNKGAASEKVRHGFNGYIAKNEKEFINYLNILVNNEGLKNKLATQAYLTAQELNLEDSYVKYIKEIIFHKETVSENSRPDNLLSREEWWDKEVYR; this comes from the coding sequence ATGAAGACCTCACTAGCGAAAGCTGATTTACACGTACATTCTAGAGCTTCTAATAAGCCTGCAGGATGGTTATCAACCTTATTTGAATGTCCTGAGAGCTACACCGAACCATTAGAACTTTATAATACCTTAAAGAAAAAAGGAATGGATTTTGTTACAATAACAGACCACAACACTATAGATGGAGTTCTAGAGATAGCACACCTACCAGAGGTATTCATAGGATGTGAATATACCGTAAGATTTAAAGAAGAAGAAATAGACATACACGTTCTTTGTTACGGCATAACTGAAGATGAACACAAAACACTGAACAAGCTAAGAGAAAACGTATATGACTTTATAGATTACATAAAAGAAAAAAATATTGCACACACGTTAGCTCATCCTCTTTATCCCGTAAACAGAAAACCACTCACAACTGCTATCGTTGAAAAATTCGTCCTACTTTTTGATAACTGGGAAATTATAAATGGCACAAGGACAAAGAACACAAAAAACATCGAAAAAGCAATAGCAGAAAAATATTCAAGCTGGGAAACGATTAGAAAACTTGAGGAAAAATATAATATAAAATCCAGAAGAACAAGGGAAAAAATTTCTTTTACTGCCGGAACAGACGACCATGGAGGAATGGATGCCGGAAGAACTTGGACTAGTGCTAAAGCAAATTCAAAAGACGACTTTATAAACGCGATAAGAAATGGAAAAACTTTTGTAAACACCGAAGAATTAGGAGAAGAGAGACTTTTAAACACAGTAACTAGAATAGCTTATAAACACATTGCCACAAATTACAATCTTTGTGAAGAAGTAAAAGAAATTGCTGATCATATTTTTCAATATAAAGAAAACAAACTATTAAATTTCATAATAAAAAATCACATACAAAAAGAAATCGATAAAAATATTTTAATAAAGGAAATTATTAAACGAGCACCATTTTGGAGCATAGAACGATTACAAAAAAATTTCAGTCCAACCACTGTTGGGGAAATGATCTTAACACTTAGCAGCCAATTATTACCAGCTTTAATTCTTTTCCTACAAAAAGAAGAAGAATATAGCATTAAAAATATAGCAAAAAGTTTAAATATAAGTTTAAATGGTCACCAAAGGCTCGCGTATATTACCGACACTTACTATGAAATAAATGGAGTAGCCAGAACGGCACAACTAATAAAAAGAATTTCCAAGAAATATAACCTTCCGGTGGATATTATTACCATGAGTCATGGAAAAAATGACGATTATGAGATAATTAATTTGCATACTTATCTCGATTTACCTACCCCATTTTACGAAGAATTCAGACTCAGAATTCCTTCTTTGCTTGATATTTTTGATTTAATCAAGGAAAAGGAATACTCTCACATTCATATTTCTACGCCTGCTCCCCTGGGTTTGCTTTTTTTCTTGGCAGGGAAAGTTTTCAAGCTACCCATTAGCTTTACCTTTCACACCGACGTACCTGCCTATGTATATCGTTACACAGAAAACAAGTCAGCCTACGAAGCAGCTTGGCAATTCTTTACCTTCTTCTCAAATTTATGCGATAAAGTCTTGGTTCCATCAAAAGTTTATGCAGAAAAATTAAAAAACATGGGAGTTTTACCACACAAAATAAAAACCTTTGTTAGAGGTGTAGATACCACTCTTTTTGATCCAAATAAAAAAGACCCAGATTTTTGGACTAAGGAACTTGGAAAAAATCTAGGAGAGAAAAAGATCGTACTTTACGTAGGAAGAGTATCAAAGGAAAAAAACTTGGACCTTTTCTTAAAAGTCGCACGAAATTTTCAAGATAACGCATTTGTTATCGTAGGGGATGGACCATATAGACCTCAATTAGAACAAGCAAAGCCAGAAAATGTCTTCTTCACTGGTTATATGGAAGGCGACAAACTCGCACGTGCATATAGTAGTTCCGATATATTCCTATTTCCTTCTGAAACAGAAACATACGGACTGGTAATATTAGAAGCCATGGCTAGTGGACTTCCTGTCATAGTAAGCAATAAAGGTGCTGCTAGTGAAAAAGTAAGACATGGATTTAATGGCTACATCGCTAAAAACGAAAAAGAATTTATAAACTACTTAAATATTCTAGTAAATAACGAAGGGCTAAAAAACAAACTTGCAACTCAAGCCTATTTAACAGCACAAGAATTAAATCTCGAAGATAGCTACGTAAAATACATAAAAGAAATTATTTTCCATAAGGAGACTGTAAGTGAAAATTCTAGACCTGACAATTTATTATCACGAGAAGAGTGGTGGGATAAAGAAGTATATAGATAA